Within Populus trichocarpa isolate Nisqually-1 chromosome 6, P.trichocarpa_v4.1, whole genome shotgun sequence, the genomic segment AACGCCAAAAATTCTACCGATAAAAACTATCTTGTCTCAGCAATACAGGCAAGTTTTCCActatttctaatattatttagacaataaggttttttttttgtcttgaatATTGCGCAGATGTGATTCAAAACTTGAGACCACCATAACATTTTCAAGGTTTGAGAACAATATGGTGTGTAAGGAAATCCTGTGGTTCatcagaatttattttttgcaggCAGGATGCACTATAAGGACAAAATGTCAAGTTCAGTATGTGATCAAGAATCCCCATGGAATTTGCCAACCAGGCGGAATTAGCAGAAAAAGAAGATGGCGTGTTTACATAAATGAGATTGACTACATAACATCCGATTGGGTAATTCTGTCAGGTAGGAAAATGTCAATAAGAGTTCTGGATTTAGTCAataaattttagttgttatatttaacaatttcaaaacttgtttcCTCAGCTGGAGTTTTGGGCACAACTGAGATACTTTTCCGGTCACAGATGAGAGGATTGAGGCTTTCGGATACTCTCGGATCTGGATTCAGTTGTAATGGCAATAATCTCGCTTATGTTGCTGGAAGCCCTGCACCCCTGAATGGTTATGGATTAAACAGAAAGCAATTATCAGAGATACCTTTCCAAGATAGGCCAGGGCCATCTATCTCTTCATCTCACACTTCTTCATTGGGTTTTACAATCCAGGTTTAAAACTTTTCTATACGCGCAAACACTTGAATTGGTTTAAAGTTTAAAGTATCCATTAGTGTCTTATGCTAGTCACAGGATGgttaaaatcaacttgaaaataATGTTCATTTGCCTTGATATTAAGAGCTCCTTTTGAATTGACTTTGGATGCTGATGTACTCAAGGTGATTGGTATGGCtgagatgaaattaaatgacTGCCCTTATGTTTAAGAACACAGGCGTATAATCTTAAAATAActgaatgaaaacaaaaataaacatctgAGTCGCTGATGTCCTTCCATACGAGTCTCCAACACTTCCATTTTCGTTTCCACTGCAGAGCGCTATACTTCCAAGAGCTTATCCGTATCTGTTGTTCGAAGGGATTACAACTTATAACTGGCCAACTGGTTACCGATTCTTTCAGGGGATTGTCCATAGGCTGAAGCATTTTATAGGTCTTGGCTTAAGCCAATCTATCATTCTCAATGCAATGGGATATGATGAAAGTGATGGGAAAATCATGTTAGAAAAAGACACGGACAAAATCTGCTTTCATCCACCCCAGGATCCCTTACTTCCACGAAAAATCATAGCTTTTCAAAAGCTGACCAAAAAACTCGGGGGAATCCTTTGCATGTCTAGGTACAGAAGCACAGCAGTTCATCTTTTAGGTGGTTGTAATGCATCATCAGATTCTTCAGGTGGGGTATGCAACCATAAAGGTCAGGTTTTTGACCCAAAAACTCCTGCTACTGTGCATGCAGGCCTCTACGTTTGTGATGCTTCTCTAATCCCATGTTCCGTTGGCATAAACCCATCTCTTACTATTGCAACAGCCGCTGAACATGCAAGCAGGTACCTTGTGCAGGACATTCTCgagtacaaaaacaaaattagtgcTAGTGTTGCAGCTGCTGATCAGAATCAATTTTCTGTCACGGGTAAAAATTTAGAGAATGACAATGAATCAACTGTTCTGATTAAAGAAACCATGAGAGGCTATGTGGGGGGCATGCCATGCACAGTTCAtctaaaaatgaaaatgcaGTCACAGAATCTTAAGAGCTTTGATAAACGGAACTGGTTTATAGGAGAACCTCACCCTCTTCTGAGGGGAAAGGCTGGTGGGTATGTAGTGTTCAGAGCCATTGAAAAGGACAGATTACATGTCATAGATGGGGAAATGGATTTGTGTGTGGTCGATGGCAGAACTCCTTATACGCAGTATATGCACTATCGACTTCTCCTTGCAGCTGCTTCTGGTTCCAGGTGTGATGAAGTTAGAATTTCTTTACTCGTACCCAAAAGAATGccatttcttttccattttccattttttttttattattatatgagtTTAATGCAGATATATACTTGAGGGAAAGAAGATAATGAATCCTTACCACTTCGCATTGTACGCTTGGAGGGAGACAACAACACTGTATGTTACATTTAATAAAGTTGCCCAGAGTGGCTCAACAGGCACCATGCTGAATTTGAAAGGAGAGCTTAGAGTTTCCTTCACAGAGCTTCTGAAGTGTTTTATAAGCCTTAAAGGAAACGGGAGAGGAAGATTCATACATCTTCTTTTACAGACACTCATAAGGACTTACATCTTACAAATACCACGAGTGACTCGCGAGAACTTCATCGTAACAGATTCATGCGATAAGAGTTATCCAAGCAGCACTATCGATGATATAAGAACAGGTATTCAGAAATCACAAgtcttaaaattaaagaagCAAAATAGGATCACGGCGGTGTCAATTAAGATTAAACTGTCAACACTTTGAACTATGTTGccttttcatgatttattaacTCGTCATAAAAACAACTGAATGGGACACGTCATTTTCTGAGCTTGAATTTCTGCATATATAATGATGCTGGCTTCAATATCATGCAGCGGATGGATATATCATTAGAAGCAGGCACTGGAAAAATGCTAGAAATCCCTTGTTGCTTAGCAGAGAAAAAGTACTAAATCCTATCCTCCTTCTCAATGGTTATACTATGGAGAGTTACTGGCTACCAACAGAACCACATGATTTAGTCAGAAATTTGTTGGAAGAAGGGCATGATGTTTGGCTATTGCAGACTAGATTGCACCCTCTGAATCCTGCAAACAACGCTACTATAGAAGATATTGGAAAATATGACATCCCTCCTGGTATGGAAAATGCAAATGAACATTACACGAATGTTGATCCTTACTTGTTCATTACGTTCAGCATTGAGCATTTTCTGACCTTTATGTTTGCAGCATTTGGTAAGATCCTTGAAGTTCACGGGCCCAGCACAAAGATTCATGTAGTGGCACACTGTGCTGGAGGCTTGGCCATTCATATAGCTCTCATGGGAGGGCATGTCTCTGCGACCCATATAGCTTCTCTGTCTTGTACCAATTCTTCAATGTTCTTCAAGCTTACGGCATTGGCCACAATCAAAATGTGGCTTCCCCTGGTCCCAGTAAGCTCTTCAACTCTGCTTGCTTATACTTATGggatttctttcattttagctGCAAGATGTTAATATAATTGTACATAGTATTGGTTGAAATTCACTATTCACAGTGTGAGTAAATGAATAACTAACATTAGAATATCCATTTGAACAAATTAAGATGCTTGATCTTTACTACGCTAGTCTTAGTTTATTGTGCAAAACCCAGGAAAACCAAagcaaaaacattaataaaaaaatatatatgtatatgaaaATTTAACGTTGTTGGTAAATCCTGTTCCACAAGATTTTACtatcaaatataagaaattacaGCCATTACCCAATATCAGATCACATCTAAGAAATTACTCATAAGAAAATACCATATTAATTTAGCTAAAGATTTTGGCTACAGCACTAATTCTTTTAGTTGTGACCACATATCATTAATATTGGAAGCAAACATAAATTAGTAGTAATAAAGtccttttttcattaaaaaaaaaatacttcaggTCCAACTCCAAGAAGGAAAGTGTCTTTTCCTAAACACAATatgtcaaaaaattatattcttggTATTTTGTAAATCTCTTCATGTAAAAATCATCTTTACGACCCATCAATGCTAATAACCACACCTTGAATTGACCCAATAGGGATCTAAACAATTTCTAAACGGTTCAGAAGAGTTCATGCTAgtcttttcttcttgattttcagACTCTTTTATAACCTAACTCAATCTGCAGATATCAATGGCTATACTGGGCAAGAATAAAATCCTGCCTCTTTTGGAAAAATCAAAGGGAAGCTCCGGACACAGGCTTTTGAAATTCATAGCTCGGTGTTTACCACGATATGAGAGATGCACGTGCAAGGAGTGTGAGGTCCTCTCTGGAATATTTGGAAATGCATTCTGGCATGAAAATGTAAGCCCCGCCCTGCACCACTGGTTGAATACAGAAAGCGCAACAAAGCTTCCCATGTCAGCATTTCCTCACCTGAGAAGAATCTGCAACTCTGGATATATTGTAGACAGTAATGGTAACAACTCATTCTTGATCCATCCAGAGAGAATGGCAATCTCAACGCTGTATATTTCTGGAGGGCGGAGTCTCCTTGTGACCCCAGAGACTTCTTATCTTGCTAACAAGTACATGAAGCTGCACCAACCTGGTTTTAGACATGAAAGGGCGGTGGTGGACGGTTTTGGGCATTCAGATTTATTGATTGGAGAGAAGTCTCATGAgaaagtttttcctcacataaTATCTCATATCAGATTAGCCGAACAAGAAGGAAATGATTTGACTCCTAGAAAAAAGTACAGCAAAGAGGCTTTGGACTGGGGTGATGATCCTTACAGAGAATATGGGGACTTCGGTTGCTGGTTTTTCGCGTTggctattattttcttcttcttgttattaCACGTGTTGTTCTGGTGATGTTAGTGTGATTTTGAAGTTGTAAGAGGCAAACAATGGAGTATCACCCCTTCCACACACACAGAGTACGTATTATATTGTAGAATTTTTTCACcgtgaaaaattaattttagacaataaattataatagtgtttaaaattatttatcgaATATAGTTTTGTGTTACGCGAGCTTCTTGCAGGATATCGGTATGAAAGACACGcactaataaataaagaatgaaaaaagtCAATCAGATGGGATTTTCTATACAAAAGGATGACTTCATTGAATTCCCATGTTAGTCATAAATCTTGAGATATTTTTAATCCCCTTACTATATAGTTATTTCCATCTTAAATATAAGCatcaattaattgaattttatacaaGCGGTCTAGAATCTTTCATGGATCAAGAGTTGTGTTTGAATTTCTAAACcacaaaaaacttaataaatagaTATTAGAGTTGGGTGGCGAGTCCGGAGTTTTGAAACCTAATTAACTCGACCTGACTCCATACCCTatactttttttgtttcaatatttaatagtttgtgaattaaatatttatttttattttatttaaaaatattttaactttaaagttcttatttgtgagtttttttgttGGAGGAAGGtggtaattataatttaattatggtGTAAAATATAACATTGTTAGAGGAGATGAGATAACTAGAATTTAATAGTAGTGTAAGATATAAAAACTAGATCTAATAATGAGGGTGGCACCTACAATCCATGTTGTGGGTCTGTCTATAGatataaaaccataaaaattaacaatataacaATCCAggtctaaaaaaattgaatatattagatttataatttataaaatatagaaagTTAAGTTTGATATATGAGCTAAAACCTGACCAAACTATATTCTTGAACTCGTCTACTTGGAAGCACACAATTCGGACCTAATTgattaaagtttttgttttgggAGTTAATTTATGACTGGGTAATGCATTAtagattaatttgaagttttctcAGAAATATACAAGTTCACTTGAGTCCTTAACGTTAGTTGTGTCTTGTCTCATTTTGTTGTAGATGCTGGATTTCTTCTACTTGCTAGATTCCACCGCCACCAAACCCACTCAATTTCTCCCCGACGTTTGcaagaaacaaatatagaaaaaagaaaaaaggaggaCTATCAAATTGCCAAAAATCCATCTTTGTAATGAGCTAATCCAAGGATAACACTACAATGGCTACCTTTTCTCTTTGCTCCTATCATCATCGTTTTCTTTCTCCAAATCTTATTTCCTCAAAAACCTTCTCTCCCTCACATGGAAATCCAAGACTCAGCTTCTTATCACCCAAACACGACAACTCTCCTTCTCGACTTCTCCGCTCTTCTCCTCCTACTAACTCCTCCGATTCTCTTCCTTCCAATGATAACTATTCCAGGTTgatttcatttctctttttatcaTATTCTGAACGCCTATTATTGGTTGTTTTTTCACAGTAATCttttgattaaaagaaaagaagagaacgAATTAAGGGTTTTTGCTAAATTGTTTGCTCATgtcattttcttgtttcttgcaGCAATTTTTGCATTATAGAAGGACCAGAGACAGTTCAGGATTTTGTTCAAATGCAGATGCAAGAAATTCAGGACAACATAAGGAGTAGGCGTAATAAGATTTTTCTACTCATGGAagaggtttttcttttctttgattcttcttttgttatgaagtttttcattttaaattctgatttatttattttgttctgaATTGAATTACTCTGTCTTCTGggtttggtttatttttgtgtgtacTGTAGTTATTTTTGTGGtgtaaatctaatttttttaggtaaGGAGATTAAGGGTGCAACAGCGAATAAAGAACCTGAAAGTGGTCGATGAGAGTGGCGAGGAAGATGCAGATGAGATGCCTGATATGCCGTCATCAATTCCTTTTCTTCCCCATGTGGTCAGTTTCAAACAAACCCTGTCCTTTAGCTTTGGACACGCACTTGATAAATGAAGCATATACTAATACTAGCAACCCCGATAGATGCACGCACCGGAAAAGTATTGTATCTCGTAATAATTTCCTTAGAGAAGAGAACAACACCGTGtttgtattttaattgattCGCATTCTTACTACAATGTTTAGTAAAGAATTGAATTTGTGATTTTGTCTAACCACtgggatttttgttttgaagtagACACCGAAGACATTGAGGCAGCTTTACCTGACAAGCTTCTCTTTTATATCaggaattattttatttggtggCCTTATTGCTCCAACTGTAAGCTCTTTCTCTTGAAAACACGAATAGTTGCTGTAAACAATTGCTTGATATTTATTGGTTCTGATAAAGTTTTGCGTCGTGGATACCTTATACATGGAGCCTTTTTATTCCAATTTACACCtttaagacatttttttttttcatatgtataTGTGGCCCAGGCAAACATTGAAAAGCGACTTTCTTTTTCATGATGATCTATATTACTGCATAGTTAGAATAGCTTAAAGGTGGTTCTGGTGCGTATGGATGTGAGTGCGAGATGGGAACAAGATGTGTGTTGCAGCAAGTCATTTAAGTGTTTGATTAAGTCCTGATGTGAGCATCTATTAACTTTAGATAGTTGGTTTAAaggcaaaaataaaatctaaggaGCTGATGCATGATGCAGTCTTTTAGTATACTGAAGAACAACCTTAAAATCTCTGCAAGATGGCACTATAAGTATAGGCTTGTGACAAATGTTTGATTAGCTAGGATAAAAATTAGAAGCTGACATTAACAATAGTTGTATGGTTAGGGTGTTGTGTGCCTGATGTGCACGGTAAATAAGCAATACAAAGTTTGAGGGTTACAAGAATTTGGAGAGAATGATAACAGGTGTATTTGACCAAAAAATAATGCTAATTGGCTAGAATGCATGGTTTGGACTGGAAAATTGTCTTCTCCTCCTTTATTCTTATCCACCCAAACTAATTAGCTGAATGAAGTCTATGGTTGTCTCATATGTGGATGGTCATTTACATCTACTTATTTTTCTCTATACATTGTGAGTTTCTATACTGGATATTGAATTGCTTTGATGTCTTACAAATTCTTCATAATGACTTGTTTGTGCTGAGATATGTTTCATGGCAGTTGGAACTAAAATTAGGTCTTGGGGGCACCTCATACGAGGATTTCATACGCAGCATGCATTTACCGTTGCAGTTGAGGTATCATTTCCCCATTagaaatttaaaacttgatgCAAACAAAACTGTAGTGTCAGCCAGCTACATGTTTGTTTTGATAAGAATCTTTGGATCACGCTCATAACTTCTTGATTTCTGAATTCAGTATGGTCGATCCCATTGTAGCATCATTTGTAGGTGGGGCAGTGGGTGTCATTTCATCCTTGATGTTAATTGAAGTTAACAATGTTGAGcaacaagagaagaaaaggtgTAAATATTGCCATGGAACTGGTATGTATCGAGTTGTTGTGAGGATATGATTTTGGTGTCAAATAGAATTTGGATTCCCTCTGCTGAATTAAATAGTACATTATTTTCCTGATTGTTGTTAACACTTGAATGAGGGGTAAATCGAATAGATGAAAACTATGATAGTGACACAAACAGAATAATATTGTATCCACTTGAGCTAGACCTGAATCTGTTGTGGTgaataaatgatatatttttggtttgttgAAGTGATTTCAATAACTTAATTGAACAGCCAATTATTCTATTACTCGTAAATGTTGAAAGCATTCCCTGAAATAAGAAGGGGAAACAAGAAAAggtcttttcatttcttgcttttctttttgaattttttttcatgattctaTGAACAGGATACTTGGCCTGTGCTCGGTGTTCTGCTAGTGGTGTTTGCTTGAGCATTGATCCCATTTCACTATCTAGTGCTTCTGATCGTCCATTACAAGTGCCCGCGACTCAAAGGTGTCCAAACTGCTCTGGTGCAGGAAAGGTAAAGAATTCTGTGGAAAGTAGGAGCTACTTTTAAATGAAGTATTTGGtggcatttttaattttaaatactgCACTTGTTCTTGAATATAGTAGTGATTTGGTGACAGTACTTTTATGCTATATTTTGCATAAGATCTTTAGCATTCACCTTGTGATTATGGCTTAGCTCATACCAAGCTGATCAAGGGAAGAGATTGTGACTATGCAAATATTGcaaattgaatttcaattttggGCACAGTTGCCTTTCTATTTGTTGCCAATGTTAGCAGCGGGTACAACTGCAACAATTATATGTTGCTCACTGCTCGGTGTATGTACATGAGCACATAATGTGACAAGACTGCAAGTAGCTGTTAACTTTGatctattatgattttatttctttctcgcTCACCGTTTCTCGCACCAAACCAAGTTTATAATGTAACATTTTCTAATGTAAATTTAGGTGATGTGCCCTACATGCCTGTGCACTGGGATGGTGATGGCAAGTGAACATGACCCGCGATTTGATCCATTTGATTAAGGGTGGCCAACAGCTTCATACTTGGAaatgtaataattaattttctagtttgtttatgaCTATAGATTTATCAGAAAATAAGAAATTGCTTGGGGAAACATTCTCTCTCACAGACAAAAGCACCATTGAGAAAGGTGCCAACAGAGCGTCCAAAAGCACAAAAAGCCGGTATGTAAGAAGCTGGCAAGTTCGACTTGTAGAAACCTGTTTGTGTAATCATCTTTCATATAGTATCCTGTAAAATACAGATTTGGTGTTCGGTTTGTATGAATGAAATGGGGATACACCCTTGCGGATGAAATGCAGCTGTTTTGGTGGGCATAGTAGTTAACATATGATCTGACATAACAAAGACTCGTTTCCTGATCATGGAACAAGATTATAATGGTCGAGTAGAGGAGGATACTTATTATTGTGATATGAACTCCCTCCCTTGTAGCCTTGTGTTGAGTCACGGTCCCTTTCTTTTGAGGTGTGATACCAAGTAAAACTGACTGCTTCTTCACCATCCATGCTGGGGCGATGATTTCTGAGGTATATCCTGACCAGTTATTTCGTTCATTAATAGACAAGCAGACTTTGCCTGACTGCTTCTTCACCATCCATGCTGGGGCGATGATTTCTGAGGTATATCCTGACCAGTTATTTCGTTCGTTAATAGACAAGCAGACTTTGCACCAGAAGACAATCCTAATCCTAGGTGTGGAAGCACACCTTTCGAACGGACAACTCACAAAATCAACAATCAGCTGGCACTCGAAAGATAAACaacagagagaaaagaaacCTCTCCCTCCTGTGATTAATTACAAATGGAAACAGCAATACTTTCCCCCCTCCTCTCTCAAAATAAACTCTCTTTATCGCTCATCTTCTACACGCCGCCGGTTTCCATTTCAGACCTTCACCAACCtctcaatttctatttttattttaatttgttatagaaaaacatcaaattgtaatttttatttttattttaatttgttatagaaaaacatcaaattgtAAGGCATGTCCAAATCACATGGTCAATCTAAACTTCACACAAAAAGTTCTTTTTATTCCtatttttccatttcttctGTCACAATCCCTTtagattttaaaagttttgtttttgtctaaaattttatttttttcatttgtttagtCCCTGATCTTGGAGAGCACAAAGAGATTCGTCAAAAAatagcaaagaagaaaaaatcatttgttgACTACATTCTggtcacaaaaaaaatcattcttgtTGTCGATGAGTTACATTCTATGAGAGGAGTTCCATTAAAGGTTTTTTGCCctgtatattttcaaaaaaatagatCGGGATTgagaaatga encodes:
- the LOC18100631 gene encoding uncharacterized protein LOC18100631 isoform X4; translation: MEKQAEIELRPEDRGDDYDAIVVGSGYGGSVAACRMSMAGIKVCLLEKGRRWKAEDFPTDIWKIMSAVRYQNQNLGVRFGPEDALFQLYEQNDSLAAVACGLGGGSLVNAGVMLPTPIRARRNLKWPKEWERDWDICESSAAAMLRIQSSSVKFPIAKVMGEIAGAEFEANIESSVKLSVNFDVEEPPSNPPRLEQINSCFACGNCLAGCPYNAKNSTDKNYLVSAIQARCTIRTKCQVQYVIKNPHGICQPGGISRKRRWRVYINEIDYITSDWVILSAGVLGTTEILFRSQMRGLRLSDTLGSGFSCNGNNLAYVAGSPAPLNGYGLNRKQLSEIPFQDRPGPSISSSHTSSLGFTIQSAILPRAYPYLLFEGITTYNWPTGYRFFQGIVHRLKHFIGLGLSQSIILNAMGYDESDGKIMLEKDTDKICFHPPQDPLLPRKIIAFQKLTKKLGGILCMSRYRSTAVHLLGGCNASSDSSGGVCNHKAAEHASRYLVQDILEYKNKISASVAAADQNQFSVTGKNLENDNESTVLIKETMRGYVGGMPCTVHLKMKMQSQNLKSFDKRNWFIGEPHPLLRGKAGGYVVFRAIEKDRLHVIDGEMDLCVVDGRTPYTQYMHYRLLLAAASGSRYILEGKKIMNPYHFALYAWRETTTLYVTFNKVAQSGSTGTMLNLKGELRVSFTELLKCFISLKGNGRGRFIHLLLQTLIRTYILQIPRVTRENFIVTDSCDKSYPSSTIDDIRTADGYIIRSRHWKNARNPLLLSREKVLNPILLLNGYTMESYWLPTEPHDLVRNLLEEGHDVWLLQTRLHPLNPANNATIEDIGKYDIPPAFGKILEVHGPSTKIHVVAHCAGGLAIHIALMGGHVSATHIASLSCTNSSMFFKLTALATIKMWLPLVPISMAILGKNKILPLLEKSKGSSGHRLLKFIARCLPRYERCTCKECEVLSGIFGNAFWHENVSPALHHWLNTESATKLPMSAFPHLRRICNSGYIVDSNGNNSFLIHPERMAISTLYISGGRSLLVTPETSYLANKYMKLHQPGFRHERAVVDGFGHSDLLIGEKSHEKVFPHIISHIRLAEQEGNDLTPRKKYSKEALDWGDDPYREYGDFGCWFFALAIIFFFLLLHVLFW
- the LOC18100631 gene encoding uncharacterized protein LOC18100631 isoform X2 gives rise to the protein MEKQAEIELRPEDRGDDYDAIVVGSGYGGSVAACRMSTAGIRVCLLEKGRRWKAEDFPTDSWKIISAVRYENQNLGLRFGPEDALFQLYEQNDSLAAVACGLGGGSLVNAGVMLPTPIRARRNLKWPKEWERDWDICESSAAAMLRIQSSSVKFPIAKVMGEIAGAEFEANIESSVKLSVNFDVEEPPSNPPRLEQINSCFACGNCLAGCPYNAKNSTDKNYLVSAIQARCTIRTKCQVQYVIKNPHGICQPGGISRKRRWRVYINEIDYITSDWVILSAGVLGTTEILFRSQMRGLRLSDTLGSGFSCNGNNLAYVAGSPAPLNGYGLNRKQLSEIPFQDRPGPSISSSHTSSLGFTIQSAILPRAYPYLLFEGITTYNWPTGYRFFQGIVHRLKHFIGLGLSQSIILNAMGYDESDGKIMLEKDTDKICFHPPQDPLLPRKIIAFQKLTKKLGGILCMSRYRSTAVHLLGGCNASSDSSGGVCNHKGQVFDPKTPATVHAGLYVCDASLIPCSVGINPSLTIATAAEHASRYLVQDILEYKNKISASVAAADQNQFSVTGKNLENDNESTVLIKETMRGYVGGMPCTVHLKMKMQSQNLKSFDKRNWFIGEPHPLLRGKAGGYVVFRAIEKDRLHVIDGEMDLCVVDGRTPYTQYMHYRLLLAAASGSRYILEGKKIMNPYHFALYAWRETTTLYVTFNKVAQSGSTGTMLNLKGELRVSFTELLKCFISLKGNGRGRFIHLLLQTLIRTYILQIPRVTRENFIVTDSCDKSYPSSTIDDIRTADGYIIRSRHWKNARNPLLLSREKVLNPILLLNGYTMESYWLPTEPHDLVRNLLEEGHDVWLLQTRLHPLNPANNATIEDIGKYDIPPAFGKILEVHGPSTKIHVVAHCAGGLAIHIALMGGHVSATHIASLSCTNSSMFFKLTALATIKMWLPLVPISMAILGKNKILPLLEKSKGSSGHRLLKFIARCLPRYERCTCKECEVLSGIFGNAFWHENVSPALHHWLNTESATKLPMSAFPHLRRICNSGYIVDSNGNNSFLIHPERMAISTLYISGGRSLLVTPETSYLANKYMKLHQPGFRHERAVVDGFGHSDLLIGEKSHEKVFPHIISHIRLAEQEGNDLTPRKKYSKEALDWGDDPYREYGDFGCWFFALAIIFFFLLLHVLFW
- the LOC18100631 gene encoding uncharacterized protein LOC18100631 isoform X1, which produces MEKQAEIELRPEDRGDDYDAIVVGSGYGGSVAACRMSTAGIRVCLLEKGRRWKAEDFPTDIWKIMSAVRYQNQNLGVRFGPEDALFQLYEQNDSLAAVACGLGGGSLVNAGVMLPTPIRARRNLKWPKEWERDWDICESSAAAMLRIQSSSVKFPIAKVMGEIAGAEFEANIESSVKLSVNFDVEEPPSNPPRLEQINSCFACGNCLAGCPYNAKNSTDKNYLVSAIQARCTIRTKCQVQYVIKNPHGICQPGGISRKRRWRVYINEIDYITSDWVILSAGVLGTTEILFRSQMRGLRLSDTLGSGFSCNGNNLAYVAGSPAPLNGYGLNRKQLSEIPFQDRPGPSISSSHTSSLGFTIQSAILPRAYPYLLFEGITTYNWPTGYRFFQGIVHRLKHFIGLGLSQSIILNAMGYDESDGKIMLEKDTDKICFHPPQDPLLPRKIIAFQKLTKKLGGILCMSRYRSTAVHLLGGCNASSDSSGGVCNHKGQVFDPKTPATVHAGLYVCDASLIPCSVGINPSLTIATAAEHASRYLVQDILEYKNKISASVAAADQNQFSVTGKNLENDNESTVLIKETMRGYVGGMPCTVHLKMKMQSQNLKSFDKRNWFIGEPHPLLRGKAGGYVVFRAIEKDRLHVIDGEMDLCVVDGRTPYTQYMHYRLLLAAASGSRYILEGKKIMNPYHFALYAWRETTTLYVTFNKVAQSGSTGTMLNLKGELRVSFTELLKCFISLKGNGRGRFIHLLLQTLIRTYILQIPRVTRENFIVTDSCDKSYPSSTIDDIRTADGYIIRSRHWKNARNPLLLSREKVLNPILLLNGYTMESYWLPTEPHDLVRNLLEEGHDVWLLQTRLHPLNPANNATIEDIGKYDIPPAFGKILEVHGPSTKIHVVAHCAGGLAIHIALMGGHVSATHIASLSCTNSSMFFKLTALATIKMWLPLVPISMAILGKNKILPLLEKSKGSSGHRLLKFIARCLPRYERCTCKECEVLSGIFGNAFWHENVSPALHHWLNTESATKLPMSAFPHLRRICNSGYIVDSNGNNSFLIHPERMAISTLYISGGRSLLVTPETSYLANKYMKLHQPGFRHERAVVDGFGHSDLLIGEKSHEKVFPHIISHIRLAEQEGNDLTPRKKYSKEALDWGDDPYREYGDFGCWFFALAIIFFFLLLHVLFW
- the LOC18100631 gene encoding uncharacterized protein LOC18100631 isoform X3, which produces MEKQAEIELRPEDRGDDYDAIVVGSGYGGSVAACRMSMAGIKVCLLEKGRRWKAEDFPTDIWKIMSAVRYQNQNLGVRFGPEDALFQNDSLAAVACGLGGGSLVNAGVMLPTPIRARRNLKWPKEWERDWDICESSAAAMLRIQSSSVKFPIAKVMGEIAGAEFEANIESSVKLSVNFDVEEPPSNPPRLEQINSCFACGNCLAGCPYNAKNSTDKNYLVSAIQARCTIRTKCQVQYVIKNPHGICQPGGISRKRRWRVYINEIDYITSDWVILSAGVLGTTEILFRSQMRGLRLSDTLGSGFSCNGNNLAYVAGSPAPLNGYGLNRKQLSEIPFQDRPGPSISSSHTSSLGFTIQSAILPRAYPYLLFEGITTYNWPTGYRFFQGIVHRLKHFIGLGLSQSIILNAMGYDESDGKIMLEKDTDKICFHPPQDPLLPRKIIAFQKLTKKLGGILCMSRYRSTAVHLLGGCNASSDSSGGVCNHKGQVFDPKTPATVHAGLYVCDASLIPCSVGINPSLTIATAAEHASRYLVQDILEYKNKISASVAAADQNQFSVTGKNLENDNESTVLIKETMRGYVGGMPCTVHLKMKMQSQNLKSFDKRNWFIGEPHPLLRGKAGGYVVFRAIEKDRLHVIDGEMDLCVVDGRTPYTQYMHYRLLLAAASGSRYILEGKKIMNPYHFALYAWRETTTLYVTFNKVAQSGSTGTMLNLKGELRVSFTELLKCFISLKGNGRGRFIHLLLQTLIRTYILQIPRVTRENFIVTDSCDKSYPSSTIDDIRTADGYIIRSRHWKNARNPLLLSREKVLNPILLLNGYTMESYWLPTEPHDLVRNLLEEGHDVWLLQTRLHPLNPANNATIEDIGKYDIPPAFGKILEVHGPSTKIHVVAHCAGGLAIHIALMGGHVSATHIASLSCTNSSMFFKLTALATIKMWLPLVPISMAILGKNKILPLLEKSKGSSGHRLLKFIARCLPRYERCTCKECEVLSGIFGNAFWHENVSPALHHWLNTESATKLPMSAFPHLRRICNSGYIVDSNGNNSFLIHPERMAISTLYISGGRSLLVTPETSYLANKYMKLHQPGFRHERAVVDGFGHSDLLIGEKSHEKVFPHIISHIRLAEQEGNDLTPRKKYSKEALDWGDDPYREYGDFGCWFFALAIIFFFLLLHVLFW
- the LOC7491929 gene encoding protein ORANGE-LIKE, chloroplastic, which codes for MATFSLCSYHHRFLSPNLISSKTFSPSHGNPRLSFLSPKHDNSPSRLLRSSPPTNSSDSLPSNDNYSSNFCIIEGPETVQDFVQMQMQEIQDNIRSRRNKIFLLMEEVRRLRVQQRIKNLKVVDESGEEDADEMPDMPSSIPFLPHVTPKTLRQLYLTSFSFISGIILFGGLIAPTLELKLGLGGTSYEDFIRSMHLPLQLSMVDPIVASFVGGAVGVISSLMLIEVNNVEQQEKKRCKYCHGTGYLACARCSASGVCLSIDPISLSSASDRPLQVPATQRCPNCSGAGKVMCPTCLCTGMVMASEHDPRFDPFD